A genomic region of Thalassoglobus sp. JC818 contains the following coding sequences:
- a CDS encoding alpha/beta hydrolase-fold protein gives MKIRYAMLFIFGLLFTTTVLAQQPNKTKVRAPFQWVNKLPASASKALKHDTFHSSANGVDVGYCILLPPSYNKPGNEQKRYPVMYWLHGGRPGSETKTISMSSIYEDAMADGVIPELIVVFPNGGKLSHYDHDGFLGETAFRELVKHIDSEYRTIADHSGRAIEGFSQGGRGTARYLFKFPELFCSAAPLGGGQQHEKRISENSGKESDSLTIEPATNNTWDLAEAYANRNSGPDVKIFVAVGGDDDNAEGNREWSQHLKELGIEHTFVVVPGVPHSSKKMYEKIGPDILKFHADNLRASRSLQEE, from the coding sequence ATGAAAATTCGATATGCGATGCTGTTCATTTTCGGTCTGTTGTTCACAACGACTGTTCTCGCTCAACAGCCGAACAAGACAAAAGTTCGGGCTCCGTTCCAGTGGGTGAATAAACTTCCTGCCAGTGCTTCGAAGGCGTTAAAGCACGATACTTTTCATAGCTCTGCAAATGGTGTCGACGTCGGTTACTGCATTCTTCTGCCACCTTCTTACAACAAACCGGGCAACGAACAAAAGCGATACCCGGTCATGTACTGGTTGCATGGAGGGCGTCCGGGAAGCGAGACGAAAACGATCTCGATGTCATCCATCTATGAGGACGCAATGGCAGACGGTGTCATTCCGGAATTGATTGTTGTGTTCCCGAACGGAGGTAAGCTCAGTCATTACGATCACGATGGATTTCTGGGGGAAACAGCTTTTCGCGAACTCGTGAAACATATTGATTCTGAGTATCGAACTATCGCTGATCATTCGGGGAGAGCAATCGAAGGGTTTTCTCAAGGTGGTCGTGGGACAGCTCGCTACCTCTTCAAGTTTCCAGAACTGTTCTGTTCAGCCGCTCCCCTGGGAGGAGGTCAGCAACACGAAAAGCGTATCTCTGAGAACTCAGGCAAAGAAAGCGATTCACTGACGATTGAGCCGGCAACAAACAATACGTGGGATTTAGCAGAGGCATACGCCAATCGGAACTCAGGGCCTGATGTGAAGATTTTCGTTGCGGTCGGTGGGGATGACGACAATGCTGAAGGCAACCGAGAATGGAGTCAGCATCTCAAGGAATTGGGAATCGAACACACGTTCGTTGTAGTGCCCGGTGTTCCGCATAGCTCAAAGAAAATGTACGAGAAGATTGGCCCAGACATTCTAAAGTTTCACGCTGATAATCTTCGCGCCAGCCGAAGTCTTCAAGAAGAATAG